The following are from one region of the Gloeomargarita lithophora Alchichica-D10 genome:
- a CDS encoding addiction module protein has translation MQSIEQLTKEILSLPSVSRALLAEKLVESLEFDTDSTIQVAWVTEAKRRRDIVRNGSITPIPGEEALAQVRSLRPIFRDVL, from the coding sequence ATGCAATCAATTGAGCAACTGACGAAGGAAATTCTATCCCTACCAAGCGTATCAAGGGCACTCCTGGCAGAAAAACTTGTGGAAAGCTTGGAATTTGACACTGACTCAACCATTCAGGTGGCTTGGGTAACTGAGGCCAAAAGGCGCAGAGATATAGTGCGGAATGGGAGCATAACGCCGATTCCTGGAGAAGAAGCTTTGGCTCAGGTTAGGTCTCTGCGACCTATTTTTAGAGATGTCCTTTAA
- a CDS encoding transporter substrate-binding domain-containing protein: MRQRVVRQWVLGVVTVLAIATPGMAQTTASLRVSTRLIPPFVIQESNQQLTGFSIDLWQQVAARLGKQSEFQVQANVQNLLQSLREKRADVGVAAISVTAVRERDFDFSHPIFDSGLAIMVRAKPDNSGLGLLTLLLSPALGQLLGLMLILILVPAHIIYFLERKPGGIIEGQGYIPGIFKACWWAAATLSAQADEMPKSPWGRIIALGAMLTSVVFVAYFTATVTTSLTVQQLQGGIRGPEDLPGKRVATTVGSTAATYLQNQRADVLAVKVIDEAYTALTEGRVEAVVFDAPVLLHYTANAGRGRMMLVGSVFQKESYAIALPNGSPYREPINKALLQIQEDGTYATLYQKWFGDQQ, translated from the coding sequence ATGCGTCAGCGGGTGGTGCGGCAGTGGGTTTTGGGTGTGGTGACGGTGCTGGCGATTGCCACGCCGGGGATGGCACAAACGACCGCTTCACTGCGGGTTTCGACCCGGTTGATTCCGCCTTTTGTAATCCAGGAATCCAATCAGCAGTTGACGGGGTTTAGCATTGACCTGTGGCAACAGGTGGCGGCGCGTTTGGGCAAACAATCCGAATTTCAAGTGCAAGCCAATGTGCAGAATTTGCTCCAATCCCTGCGGGAAAAACGGGCGGATGTGGGGGTAGCGGCCATTTCCGTGACGGCGGTGCGGGAGCGGGATTTTGATTTTTCCCATCCTATTTTTGATTCGGGTTTGGCGATTATGGTTCGAGCCAAGCCGGATAATTCTGGCCTGGGCTTACTCACGCTCTTGCTTTCCCCGGCCTTGGGGCAACTGCTGGGGTTGATGTTGATCTTGATTTTGGTGCCCGCCCATATTATCTATTTTTTGGAACGCAAGCCGGGGGGAATTATTGAGGGACAAGGGTATATTCCGGGTATTTTCAAAGCCTGTTGGTGGGCGGCGGCTACCCTCTCGGCGCAGGCGGATGAGATGCCCAAAAGTCCCTGGGGGCGCATTATTGCCCTGGGGGCAATGTTGACCAGCGTGGTCTTTGTGGCCTACTTTACGGCCACGGTAACCACTTCCCTGACCGTTCAGCAACTGCAAGGGGGCATCCGTGGGCCGGAGGATTTGCCGGGGAAACGGGTCGCCACCACGGTGGGTAGTACGGCGGCTACCTATCTGCAAAATCAACGAGCCGATGTCCTGGCGGTCAAAGTTATTGATGAAGCCTATACCGCTCTGACTGAAGGTCGGGTGGAGGCGGTGGTGTTTGATGCGCCGGTGTTGCTGCACTATACCGCCAATGCCGGTCGGGGGCGGATGATGCTGGTGGGGTCGGTTTTCCAGAAAGAGAGCTACGCCATCGCCCTACCCAACGGTAGCCCCTACCGGGAACCGATTAACAAAGCATTATTGCAAATTCAGGAGGATGGCACCTATGCCACCCTGTACCAAAAATGGTTTGGTGATCAGCAGTGA
- the dnaN gene encoding DNA polymerase III subunit beta, with protein MYVTCSQKDLSNHLSMVSRAVANRPTNPILANVLFSADGNQVILSAFDQTLCLQSQMAATVYESGTITLPARTLGDLVSRLPTAEVEIKIADLQATLRARLEREGKKDTLAGPYQISGLPGEDFPALPEVTATAVPLEREAFLQGLKGVLFAASSDETKQILTGVHLQTRGETLEFAATDGHRLAIVETELTSLGEPVQATIPARALREVERLLPKYEGEVVRFALEPHQADFQLPVVAGEGFHQRLVTRLLDGMYPNYRQLLPKDFARRVVMEREDLIHALERLAVLAGSRNVVKFSLDLDNVILATEGGELGQGQEQIPAEIEGEALDVAFNVKYVLEGLKAMQSSQVQMQLNSATAPVIFSPLGELKMTYLVMPIQLRG; from the coding sequence ATGTATGTGACCTGTTCCCAAAAAGATTTGAGCAACCACTTGAGCATGGTCAGCCGTGCAGTGGCCAACCGACCTACGAATCCCATTTTGGCGAATGTGTTGTTTTCAGCGGACGGTAATCAGGTCATTTTGAGTGCTTTTGATCAAACCTTGTGTTTACAAAGCCAGATGGCTGCGACCGTGTATGAGTCGGGAACTATTACCTTACCCGCCCGCACCTTGGGGGATTTGGTTTCCCGTTTACCCACGGCGGAGGTGGAAATTAAAATTGCTGACTTGCAGGCGACTCTGCGCGCCCGCCTGGAACGGGAAGGGAAGAAAGATACCCTGGCGGGACCTTATCAGATTTCTGGCCTGCCTGGGGAGGACTTCCCGGCCTTACCTGAGGTGACCGCAACGGCGGTGCCCTTGGAGCGAGAGGCATTTTTGCAGGGATTAAAGGGGGTGTTGTTTGCCGCTAGTAGTGATGAAACCAAGCAGATTTTGACCGGGGTGCATTTGCAAACTCGGGGGGAAACCCTGGAATTTGCCGCTACGGATGGGCATCGTTTGGCAATTGTGGAAACCGAATTGACCAGCCTTGGGGAGCCGGTGCAGGCCACGATTCCGGCCAGGGCTTTGCGGGAGGTGGAGCGGCTTTTGCCCAAGTACGAGGGGGAGGTGGTGCGGTTTGCTCTGGAACCCCACCAGGCGGATTTTCAACTGCCTGTGGTTGCGGGGGAGGGGTTTCACCAGCGGTTGGTGACCCGGTTGTTGGATGGGATGTATCCAAATTATCGCCAGTTACTGCCCAAGGATTTTGCTCGCCGGGTGGTGATGGAGCGGGAGGATTTGATCCATGCTTTGGAGCGGTTGGCGGTGTTGGCGGGCAGTCGCAATGTGGTGAAATTTTCCCTGGATTTGGATAATGTGATCCTGGCGACGGAGGGCGGGGAATTGGGGCAAGGCCAGGAGCAAATTCCGGCGGAGATTGAGGGGGAAGCATTGGATGTGGCTTTTAATGTGAAGTATGTGCTGGAGGGGCTGAAGGCGATGCAATCCTCCCAGGTGCAGATGCAGTTAAATTCCGCCACTGCCCCGGTGATATTTTCACCCCTGGGGGAGCTGAAAATGACCTATCTGGTGATGCCGATTCAACTGCGGGGGTAG
- the thiO gene encoding glycine oxidase ThiO: MDVLIIGGGIIGLSTAVELAKTQRQVGIVEGGFPSTATPAAAGMLAPGAEQIPAGALLDLCQASLQRYPTWIQDLEERTGKTTGYWPCGILVPVTSQAMGYHRGIWLNRGELDRQQPGLGAQFQGGWWYPDNGQVDNRLLTQVLRHVAQTLGVHFFSQETVVRIEPVGDRITQVVTHQASHQAAHYILTTGAWTQKLLSLPVHPRKGQMLALQAPHAPALNQVVFASAYLVPRRDGRLVVGATNEDVGFQGGITAGGLHSLLERAIHTYPPLQDWPILETWWGYRPVTPDECPILGPSPWENLTLATGHYRNGILLAPITAELIGNYLNGQPWPSELDFCRWNRFASSLELL, encoded by the coding sequence ATGGATGTTTTAATCATCGGCGGCGGCATCATCGGGTTAAGTACTGCCGTAGAACTAGCGAAAACGCAACGCCAAGTGGGAATTGTGGAGGGCGGTTTCCCCAGTACTGCTACCCCCGCCGCCGCTGGAATGCTCGCCCCCGGTGCAGAACAAATACCCGCCGGTGCCCTGCTCGATTTGTGTCAGGCCAGTTTGCAACGATACCCAACGTGGATTCAGGATTTGGAAGAACGCACCGGCAAAACCACCGGTTACTGGCCTTGCGGTATCCTGGTGCCGGTGACCAGCCAAGCGATGGGATACCACAGGGGAATTTGGCTCAACCGGGGGGAACTTGACCGGCAACAACCGGGGCTAGGGGCGCAATTCCAGGGCGGGTGGTGGTATCCCGACAATGGCCAGGTGGACAACCGCTTGCTGACCCAAGTTCTGCGTCACGTTGCCCAAACCCTGGGGGTTCACTTCTTTTCCCAGGAAACCGTGGTACGCATCGAACCGGTTGGCGACCGGATTACCCAAGTCGTTACCCATCAGGCTTCCCATCAAGCGGCGCATTACATTTTAACCACCGGTGCTTGGACGCAAAAACTGCTCTCCCTGCCCGTCCACCCCCGCAAAGGGCAAATGCTGGCACTCCAAGCACCCCATGCCCCCGCCTTGAACCAGGTGGTTTTCGCCAGTGCCTACCTCGTCCCCCGCCGGGATGGACGCTTGGTGGTGGGGGCGACCAATGAAGACGTGGGGTTTCAAGGGGGTATCACCGCAGGTGGGTTGCACAGCCTCCTGGAACGAGCCATCCACACCTATCCCCCGCTCCAGGATTGGCCCATCTTGGAAACCTGGTGGGGTTACCGACCGGTCACCCCCGATGAATGTCCCATCCTCGGCCCTAGCCCCTGGGAGAATCTCACCCTCGCCACCGGCCACTACCGGAATGGGATTTTACTCGCACCCATCACCGCAGAATTGATTGGCAATTATCTAAACGGTCAACCCTGGCCTTCAGAACTGGATTTTTGCCGGTGGAATCGCTTTGCCAGCTCCCTAGAACTTCTGTAA
- a CDS encoding Uma2 family endonuclease: MTLTGTRSVIYPDSDGEPLAETQTHVWVILSLLSMLSQYLGERAVVFADQFFYYIEGNARARVAPDVMVVFGIEPGMRRSYKLWEEGEIPGIILEITSEGTRETDWGFKKRLYEQIGIREYWLFDPLGEWIEGQLRGYRLNEDGVYRAITNPVSEVLGLRLEAGMGRLDLYRLDNGEKLLTLDELAQELAQTEQDLFQKEQVLEQTQQELLQKEQTLEQKEQTLAQTQEQLNQERQRAERLAAYLRSQGMNPDEIV; this comes from the coding sequence ATGACCCTCACTGGAACACGGTCAGTAATTTATCCCGATAGCGATGGGGAACCCTTGGCAGAGACGCAGACCCATGTGTGGGTGATATTGAGTTTATTAAGTATGTTGAGCCAGTATTTGGGAGAACGGGCGGTGGTATTTGCCGACCAGTTTTTTTATTACATAGAGGGGAATGCGCGGGCGAGGGTTGCCCCGGATGTGATGGTGGTGTTTGGGATCGAGCCGGGAATGCGCCGCAGTTATAAACTCTGGGAAGAGGGAGAGATACCGGGGATTATATTAGAAATCACCTCCGAAGGGACGAGGGAGACGGATTGGGGATTCAAGAAGAGATTGTATGAACAAATTGGGATTCGGGAGTATTGGTTATTTGACCCGCTGGGGGAATGGATTGAGGGACAATTGCGGGGTTATCGCTTGAATGAGGATGGGGTATATCGTGCGATTACTAATCCGGTGAGTGAGGTATTGGGGTTACGGTTGGAAGCGGGTATGGGACGGCTGGATTTGTATCGCTTGGATAATGGGGAAAAGTTACTCACCCTCGATGAATTGGCGCAGGAGTTGGCACAAACCGAACAAGATTTGTTCCAAAAAGAACAGGTATTAGAACAGACTCAGCAGGAGTTGCTCCAAAAAGAGCAGACGTTAGAACAAAAAGAACAGACGTTAGCACAAACTCAGGAGCAATTAAACCAAGAACGGCAACGGGCAGAGCGGTTAGCGGCGTACTTACGCAGTCAGGGGATGAATCCTGATGAGATTGTCTAA
- a CDS encoding Uma2 family endonuclease: protein MTTAEARSVVYPDSDGEPLAETQTHVWVILSLLSMLSQYLGERAVVFADQFFYYIEGNARARVAPDVMVVFGIEPGMRRSYKLWEEGEIPGIILEITSEGTRETDWGFKKRLYEQIGIREYWLFDPLGEWIEGQLRGYRLNEDGVYRAITNPVSEVLGLRLEAGMGRLDLYRLDNGEKLLTLDELAQELAQTEQELLQKEQDLEQTQNQLEQECQRAERLAAYLRSQGMNPDEIGG, encoded by the coding sequence ATGACCACAGCCGAAGCACGGTCAGTAGTTTATCCCGATAGCGATGGGGAACCCTTGGCAGAGACGCAGACCCATGTGTGGGTGATATTGAGTTTATTAAGTATGTTGAGCCAGTATTTGGGAGAACGGGCGGTGGTATTTGCCGACCAGTTTTTTTATTACATAGAGGGGAATGCGCGGGCGAGGGTTGCCCCGGATGTGATGGTGGTGTTTGGGATCGAGCCGGGAATGCGCCGCAGTTATAAACTCTGGGAAGAGGGAGAGATACCGGGGATTATTTTAGAAATCACCTCCGAAGGGACGAGGGAGACGGATTGGGGATTCAAGAAGAGATTGTATGAACAAATTGGGATTCGGGAGTATTGGTTATTTGACCCGCTGGGGGAATGGATTGAGGGACAATTGCGGGGTTATCGCTTGAATGAGGATGGGGTATATCGTGCGATTACTAATCCGGTGAGTGAGGTATTGGGGTTACGGTTGGAAGCGGGTATGGGACGGCTGGATTTGTATCGCTTGGATAATGGGGAAAAGTTACTCACCCTCGATGAATTGGCGCAGGAGTTGGCACAAACTGAGCAGGAGTTGCTCCAAAAAGAGCAGGATTTAGAGCAAACCCAGAATCAATTAGAACAAGAATGCCAACGGGCAGAGCGGTTAGCGGCGTACTTACGCAGTCAGGGGATGAATCCTGATGAAATTGGAGGTTAG